Proteins from a single region of Fusobacterium gonidiaformans ATCC 25563:
- the fusA gene encoding elongation factor G, giving the protein MARKVSLDMTRNVGIMAHIDAGKTTTTERILFFTGVERKIGEVHEGQATMDWMEQEQERGITITSAATTCFWREHRVNIIDTPGHVDFTVEVERSLRVLDGAVAVFSAVDGVQPQSETVWRQADKYQVPRIAFFNKMDRIGANFEMCVSDIREKLGSNPVPIQLPIGAEDQFEGIVDLIEMKEIVWGADSDNGQVFEVREVRESMKEAADEARQYMLESVVETSDELMEKFFGGEEITVEEIRSALRVATIANTIVPVTCGTAFKNKGVQPLLDAIVDYMPAPTDVAMVAGTDPKDPEKEVDRQMSDEAPFAALAFKVMTDPFVGRLTFFRVYAGIVEKGSYVLNSTKGKKERMGRLLQMHANKREEIDVVYCGDIAAAVGLKDTTTGDTLCAEDAPIVLEKMEFPEPVISVAVEPKTKADQEKMGIALSKLAEEDPTFRVRTDEETGQTIISGMGELHLEIIVDRMKREFKVESNVGQPQVAYRETITKSVDQEVKYAKQSGGRGQYGHVKVTIEPNPGKEFEFINKITGGVIPKEYIPAVEKGCREALESGVVAGYPMVDVKVTLYDGSYHEVDSSEMAFKIAGSMALKQGAGKAAAVILEPVFKVEVTTPEEYMGDIIGDLNSRRGMVSGMIDRNGAKIITAKVPLSEMFGYATDLRSKSQGRATYSWEFSEYIQVPASIQKAIQEERGK; this is encoded by the coding sequence ATGGCTAGGAAAGTATCACTGGATATGACTAGAAACGTTGGAATCATGGCCCACATCGATGCAGGAAAAACAACAACAACAGAAAGAATTTTGTTCTTTACCGGAGTAGAAAGAAAAATCGGAGAAGTTCATGAAGGTCAAGCAACTATGGACTGGATGGAACAAGAACAAGAAAGAGGAATTACAATCACATCTGCAGCGACTACATGTTTTTGGCGAGAACATAGAGTTAACATTATAGATACACCAGGACACGTGGATTTCACAGTAGAAGTAGAAAGATCATTAAGAGTACTGGATGGAGCGGTAGCTGTATTCTCAGCAGTTGATGGAGTACAACCACAATCTGAAACTGTTTGGAGACAAGCAGATAAATATCAAGTTCCAAGAATTGCATTCTTTAACAAAATGGATAGAATTGGAGCTAACTTCGAAATGTGTGTATCTGACATTCGAGAAAAATTAGGTTCGAATCCTGTACCTATTCAATTACCAATTGGTGCAGAAGACCAATTTGAAGGAATTGTTGATTTGATCGAAATGAAAGAAATTGTTTGGGGAGCAGACTCAGACAATGGACAAGTTTTTGAAGTAAGAGAAGTAAGAGAAAGCATGAAAGAAGCAGCGGATGAAGCCAGACAATATATGTTGGAATCTGTTGTAGAAACAAGCGATGAATTGATGGAAAAATTCTTTGGTGGAGAAGAAATTACAGTAGAAGAAATTCGTTCAGCATTAAGAGTTGCTACAATTGCGAATACAATCGTGCCAGTAACTTGCGGAACAGCTTTTAAAAATAAAGGAGTTCAACCTTTATTGGATGCTATCGTAGATTATATGCCAGCACCTACTGACGTAGCAATGGTAGCAGGAACAGATCCTAAAGATCCTGAAAAAGAAGTAGATAGACAAATGTCTGATGAGGCTCCATTTGCAGCTTTAGCATTTAAAGTTATGACTGACCCATTTGTAGGAAGATTGACTTTCTTCCGAGTTTATGCAGGAATCGTTGAAAAAGGATCTTATGTATTAAACTCTACAAAAGGGAAAAAAGAAAGAATGGGAAGATTACTTCAAATGCATGCGAATAAGAGAGAAGAAATTGATGTTGTATACTGTGGAGATATTGCAGCAGCAGTAGGATTGAAAGATACAACAACAGGAGATACTCTTTGTGCAGAAGATGCTCCAATCGTATTGGAAAAAATGGAATTCCCAGAACCAGTAATTTCAGTTGCTGTAGAACCAAAAACAAAAGCTGACCAAGAAAAAATGGGAATTGCTTTATCTAAACTAGCAGAAGAAGATCCTACTTTCCGAGTAAGAACTGATGAAGAAACTGGTCAAACAATTATCTCAGGAATGGGAGAATTGCACTTGGAAATCATTGTAGATAGAATGAAGAGAGAATTTAAAGTAGAATCAAATGTAGGTCAACCACAAGTTGCTTACAGAGAAACTATTACAAAATCTGTAGATCAAGAAGTAAAATATGCAAAACAATCTGGAGGACGTGGACAATATGGACATGTTAAAGTTACTATTGAACCAAATCCAGGAAAAGAATTTGAATTTATCAATAAAATTACAGGAGGGGTTATTCCTAAAGAATATATTCCGGCTGTAGAAAAAGGATGTAGAGAAGCATTAGAATCAGGAGTTGTTGCAGGATACCCTATGGTAGACGTAAAAGTAACTCTTTATGATGGATCTTACCATGAAGTCGATTCATCAGAAATGGCATTCAAAATTGCAGGTTCTATGGCATTGAAACAAGGAGCTGGAAAAGCAGCAGCTGTTATTCTAGAACCAGTATTTAAAGTAGAAGTAACAACTCCAGAAGAATATATGGGAGACATTATTGGAGACTTAAACTCAAGAAGAGGAATGGTTTCCGGAATGATCGACAGAAATGGAGCAAAAATTATTACTGCAAAAGTACCTTTATCTGAAATGTTCGGATATGCAACTGACTTAAGATCTAAGTCACAAGGAAGAGCGACATATTCATGGGAATTCTCTGAATATATTCAAGTTCCAGCATCTATCCAAAAAGCAATTCAAGAAGAAAGAGGAAAATAA
- a CDS encoding DMT family transporter encodes MTMNQFLLGNGALLLTSFIWGSAFVAQVTGMDLIGPFTFSASRCFLSTLFVLALIFLQKEKDDTKMKDLLFGGIACGLFLFLGSSCQQVGLQYTTAGKTSFITSLYIVLVPLLGIFFKKKVNLFTWMAVFLGTVGLYLLAMSGLTEGANINKGDFFVFLGSFFWAGHILVIDYFTKKVNPIKLSCLQFAVTTCLAASLALSIETPTLPNIFASWKSIAYAGILSGGIAYTLQIVGQKHTTNTTLASLILSLESVFGAIAGFIVLHERLKPSEILGCIIMFIAILVAQIPSDLFQKKKGN; translated from the coding sequence ATGACTATGAATCAATTTTTATTAGGAAATGGAGCTTTACTACTGACATCTTTTATTTGGGGAAGTGCTTTCGTTGCTCAGGTCACGGGAATGGATTTAATTGGTCCCTTTACTTTTAGTGCTTCTCGTTGCTTTTTATCAACACTTTTTGTTTTAGCTCTCATCTTTTTGCAAAAAGAAAAAGATGACACCAAAATGAAAGATTTGCTTTTCGGAGGAATTGCCTGTGGGCTTTTCTTATTCTTAGGTTCTTCTTGTCAACAAGTTGGATTACAATATACAACAGCAGGGAAAACAAGCTTTATCACTTCTCTGTATATTGTCTTGGTTCCTTTATTAGGAATTTTCTTCAAAAAGAAAGTAAATCTCTTTACTTGGATGGCAGTTTTTTTAGGAACCGTAGGACTCTATCTCCTAGCAATGTCCGGACTAACAGAAGGAGCCAATATTAACAAAGGAGATTTCTTTGTATTTTTAGGTTCTTTTTTCTGGGCTGGTCATATCCTAGTTATTGATTATTTCACTAAAAAAGTAAATCCTATCAAACTGTCCTGCTTACAATTTGCAGTCACTACTTGTCTAGCAGCATCACTAGCCCTAAGTATAGAAACTCCAACATTACCTAATATTTTTGCTTCTTGGAAATCGATTGCCTATGCCGGAATCTTATCAGGAGGAATTGCCTATACTCTACAAATTGTAGGACAAAAACATACAACAAACACTACCTTAGCTTCTTTAATTTTAAGTTTAGAATCTGTTTTTGGAGCCATTGCCGGCTTCATCGTTTTACACGAACGATTAAAGCCAAGTGAAATTCTAGGATGTATTATTATGTTTATTGCAATCTTGGTAGCCCAAATTCCAAGTGATCTATTCCAAAAAAAGAAAGGAAATTAG
- a CDS encoding MFS transporter: MKNIIALVWGESSLKISSILYSSVITAYLLQIGLTNYKIGILWSIILFVQMICDYPTGGFADKYGRLKIFMIGMIFMGTSIFMMVSGNGFLLYLGAIILGIGESQVSGTLFPWFVHTLKEKGVSEEERKESILKVNAQSQYITNFLGILIGFLIFPFDLKYKTILIIAGCVYILNGLLIYLFFKDNRSDERDLLKIGKRSIAIFCQDQKLWLYGLAMTLHYIFYSIHLFIWQPKANALGILEGKLAFVQSIFLIGMALSGFIVKHINIKTYFIYFLASILIPISLVYIYDSSNLKAYLSFMFILSLSNGLIVPLIFGSMHFFIPDDVRSSVVSLMSSLSSILLVFFQAIIGKILDQHNFWYLSFFCFFIGILYICCIYFIYKWRIRNEK, translated from the coding sequence ATGAAAAATATAATTGCTTTAGTTTGGGGAGAGAGTAGCCTTAAAATATCTTCTATTCTTTATAGTTCTGTCATAACTGCTTATCTGTTACAAATAGGTTTAACAAATTATAAGATTGGAATTTTATGGTCAATTATATTATTTGTTCAGATGATTTGTGATTATCCAACGGGAGGGTTTGCTGATAAATACGGTCGCTTAAAAATCTTTATGATAGGAATGATATTTATGGGAACATCCATTTTTATGATGGTAAGTGGAAATGGTTTTCTTTTATATTTAGGAGCAATTATTTTAGGGATAGGAGAATCTCAAGTAAGTGGTACATTATTTCCTTGGTTTGTTCATACACTGAAAGAAAAAGGAGTTTCGGAAGAAGAGAGAAAAGAAAGTATTCTGAAAGTAAATGCTCAATCTCAATATATAACTAATTTTTTAGGTATTTTGATTGGTTTTTTAATATTTCCTTTTGATTTGAAATATAAAACTATATTGATAATCGCTGGCTGTGTGTATATTTTAAATGGACTTCTAATTTATTTATTTTTCAAAGATAATAGAAGTGATGAACGAGATTTATTAAAAATTGGGAAAAGAAGCATTGCTATTTTTTGTCAGGATCAGAAGTTATGGTTGTATGGTTTAGCTATGACACTACATTATATTTTTTATTCGATTCATTTATTTATTTGGCAACCTAAGGCTAATGCTCTTGGTATTTTGGAAGGTAAACTTGCTTTTGTTCAAAGTATATTTCTGATTGGAATGGCTCTGAGTGGATTTATCGTGAAACATATAAATATAAAAACATATTTTATTTATTTCTTAGCAAGTATTCTAATACCAATATCTTTAGTCTATATTTATGATTCTTCAAATTTGAAAGCTTATCTTTCTTTTATGTTTATTTTATCTTTAAGTAATGGCTTAATAGTTCCTTTGATTTTTGGAAGCATGCATTTTTTTATTCCGGATGATGTGAGATCTTCTGTGGTGTCCTTGATGAGTTCTTTATCCAGTATTTTGTTAGTGTTCTTTCAAGCTATTATAGGGAAGATATTGGATCAACATAATTTCTGGTATTTGTCGTTTTTTTGTTTCTTTATTGGAATATTATATATTTGTTGTATTTACTTTATATATAAATGGAGGATAAGAAATGAAAAATAG
- a CDS encoding O-methyltransferase has product MLEILNNINQYLYHKIEETDPILLELEAYAKEHKVPIITKEVAEYLKMMLQIKKCHNALEIGTAIGYSGIYIARQITGQLTTIEIDEERFEEAKVNFKKADISNVVQILGDATEKIKEIQENFDFIFIDASKGQYQKFFEDSYPKLNQGGLIFIDNILFRGYVCEENYPKRFKTLVKKLDEFISYLYKSHNFVLLPFGDGIGIVRKSK; this is encoded by the coding sequence ATGTTAGAAATTTTAAATAATATCAATCAATATCTTTATCATAAAATAGAAGAAACCGATCCTATACTTCTTGAATTAGAAGCCTATGCCAAAGAACACAAAGTTCCCATCATTACGAAAGAAGTTGCAGAATATCTTAAGATGATGCTACAAATAAAAAAATGCCATAATGCCTTGGAAATTGGAACGGCAATTGGCTACTCCGGTATCTATATTGCTCGACAAATTACAGGTCAATTAACAACAATCGAAATTGACGAAGAAAGATTTGAAGAAGCAAAAGTAAACTTTAAAAAGGCTGATATTTCAAATGTAGTACAAATTTTAGGAGATGCAACTGAAAAAATTAAAGAAATTCAAGAGAATTTTGATTTTATTTTTATCGATGCTTCGAAAGGGCAATATCAAAAATTCTTTGAGGATTCCTATCCAAAATTAAATCAAGGCGGTCTTATTTTTATTGATAATATTCTATTTCGTGGTTATGTCTGCGAAGAAAATTATCCAAAACGATTTAAAACCTTGGTCAAAAAATTAGATGAATTTATCTCATATCTCTATAAAAGCCATAACTTTGTCCTTCTGCCTTTTGGAGATGGAATTGGTATCGTTCGTAAATCTAAATAA
- the rpsG gene encoding 30S ribosomal protein S7, with protein MSRRRAAVKRDVLPDSRYSDKVVTKVINSIMLDGKKAIAEGIFYGAMDIIKEKTGQEGYDVFKQALENIKPQIEVRSRRIGGATYQVPVEVKADRQQTLAIRWLTLYTRQRKEYGMIEKLAAELIAAANNEGATIKKKEDTYKMAEANRAFAHYKI; from the coding sequence ATGTCAAGAAGAAGAGCAGCGGTAAAAAGAGATGTATTACCAGACTCTAGATATTCAGACAAGGTGGTAACTAAAGTTATCAACTCAATCATGTTAGATGGAAAGAAAGCGATTGCAGAAGGAATTTTCTATGGTGCAATGGATATTATAAAAGAAAAAACTGGTCAAGAGGGGTATGATGTTTTCAAACAAGCTTTAGAAAATATTAAACCTCAAATTGAAGTAAGATCAAGAAGAATCGGAGGAGCTACTTACCAAGTTCCGGTAGAAGTAAAGGCAGATAGACAACAAACATTGGCTATTCGATGGCTTACTCTATATACTAGACAAAGAAAAGAATACGGAATGATTGAAAAATTAGCAGCAGAATTGATTGCAGCAGCTAATAACGAAGGAGCTACTATTAAGAAGAAAGAAGATACTTATAAAATGGCAGAAGCAAACAGAGCTTTCGCACACTATAAGATCTAG
- the mgtE gene encoding magnesium transporter codes for MENILEYLESNRLSELKNILNEENPVDIAEHFENLSKEKTILVFRILQKDTASEVFSYLSSEKQEEIIESITDEELKRILDELFLDDTVDLIEEMPANIVDKILKNSSSETRKLINQFLKYPENSAGGVMTVEYVSFKNDMTIGQALSYFKNVGMNKEDTDICFVIDKTRHFLGIITLKQLIIVEDDVPLVDAMDTSIPTVNTLDDQEEVADLFRKYDYNSIPVVDNENRLVGLITIDDVVDVIDQENTEDFHIMAAMEPSNEEYLRESIFSLAKHRIIWLLVLMISATATGIIIRKYESVLQSVVTLAIFIPMLMDTGGNAGSQSATLIIRGLALGEIELKDIGKIVWKEFRVSILVGIVLALVNFLRIYYIDQVGFTIAMVVCFSLLITVIIAKVVGGSLPIIAKALKLDPAIMASPLITTIVDACALAIYFQLSSHFLNLVS; via the coding sequence ATGGAGAATATTTTAGAATATTTAGAAAGCAATCGACTTTCTGAATTAAAAAATATCTTAAACGAAGAAAACCCTGTGGACATTGCAGAACATTTTGAAAACTTATCAAAGGAAAAGACCATACTCGTCTTTCGTATCCTCCAGAAAGATACTGCCTCGGAAGTTTTTTCTTACCTTTCTTCTGAAAAACAAGAAGAAATCATAGAAAGTATTACCGATGAAGAATTAAAAAGAATCCTAGATGAATTATTTTTAGATGATACGGTGGATTTGATTGAAGAAATGCCGGCAAATATTGTAGATAAAATTTTAAAAAATTCTTCTTCCGAAACTAGAAAATTGATTAATCAATTTCTAAAATATCCCGAAAACTCAGCCGGTGGAGTCATGACCGTGGAATATGTTTCTTTCAAAAATGATATGACCATCGGACAAGCTCTATCCTATTTTAAAAATGTTGGAATGAATAAGGAAGATACCGATATTTGTTTCGTTATTGATAAAACAAGACATTTTTTAGGAATCATTACCTTAAAACAATTGATTATCGTCGAAGATGATGTTCCTTTAGTAGACGCTATGGATACTTCCATTCCAACCGTCAACACTTTAGATGACCAAGAAGAAGTGGCGGACTTATTTAGAAAATACGACTACAATTCCATTCCTGTCGTAGACAATGAAAATCGTTTAGTAGGGCTCATTACCATTGATGACGTTGTCGACGTCATTGACCAAGAAAACACAGAGGATTTCCATATCATGGCTGCTATGGAACCTTCCAATGAAGAATATTTAAGAGAATCTATTTTCTCTTTAGCAAAACATAGAATTATTTGGTTATTAGTTTTAATGATTTCCGCTACTGCAACAGGTATCATTATCCGAAAATATGAATCTGTTTTACAGTCAGTCGTTACCTTAGCTATTTTCATTCCTATGCTTATGGATACCGGCGGAAATGCGGGTTCTCAATCTGCAACGTTGATTATCCGTGGTTTGGCTTTAGGAGAAATTGAACTAAAAGATATTGGTAAAATTGTTTGGAAAGAATTTCGTGTCAGTATTTTAGTAGGTATTGTATTAGCTCTCGTCAATTTTTTAAGAATTTATTACATAGATCAAGTTGGGTTTACAATTGCGATGGTTGTTTGTTTTAGCTTGCTGATTACCGTTATTATTGCAAAAGTTGTCGGAGGTTCTTTGCCTATTATAGCAAAAGCTCTAAAATTAGATCCTGCGATTATGGCAAGTCCTTTGATCACCACTATTGTAGACGCCTGTGCATTAGCAATCTATTTCCAACTGTCATCACATTTTTTAAATTTAGTGTCTTAG
- a CDS encoding Maf family protein yields METMILASKSPRRKEILEMLAWNFEVCSQETEEIFEKGKSIEENMQKIALEKAKAVVNLHPNSLILSCDTMVVVENTILGKPKNKKEAKAMLQALSGKHSYVYSAVALLDRKRDLEETFVEKTKIYFYQMSEKEIDDYIATGEPMDKAGAYAIQGKASVFIEKIEGDYWNVVGLPISRVYQKLKEWGYL; encoded by the coding sequence ATGGAAACAATGATACTTGCATCAAAATCTCCTAGAAGAAAAGAAATTTTAGAAATGTTGGCTTGGAACTTTGAGGTATGTAGTCAAGAAACAGAAGAGATTTTTGAAAAAGGAAAAAGTATTGAAGAAAATATGCAGAAAATTGCCTTAGAGAAGGCAAAAGCAGTGGTCAATTTACATCCAAATTCCTTAATTTTAAGTTGTGATACTATGGTAGTTGTGGAGAATACTATTTTAGGGAAACCGAAAAATAAAAAAGAAGCAAAAGCTATGCTGCAAGCATTGTCAGGAAAGCATAGTTATGTCTATTCTGCCGTTGCTTTGCTGGATAGAAAGAGAGACTTGGAAGAGACTTTTGTAGAGAAAACAAAAATCTATTTTTATCAGATGAGTGAAAAAGAGATCGATGATTATATTGCAACAGGAGAACCTATGGATAAGGCGGGTGCCTATGCAATCCAAGGAAAAGCTTCCGTTTTTATTGAAAAGATTGAAGGAGATTACTGGAATGTCGTGGGCTTACCGATTTCAAGAGTATATCAAAAGTTAAAAGAATGGGGTTATTTATGA
- the tuf gene encoding elongation factor Tu — translation MAKEKYERSKPHVNIGTIGHVDHGKTTTTAAISKVLSDLGLAQKVDFDKIDVAPEERERGITINTAHIEYETETRHYAHVDCPGHADYVKNMITGAAQMDGAILVVSAADGPMPQTREHILLSRQVGVPYIVVYLNKADMVEDEELLELVEMEVRELLSEYGFPGDEIPIITGSSLGALNGEQKWIDQIMALMKAVDEYIPTPERAVDQPFLMPIEDVFTITGRGTVVTGRVERGVVKVGEEVEIVGIKATTKTTCTGVEMFRKLLDQGQAGDNIGALLRGTKKEDVERGQVLAKPGTIHPHTNFSGEVYVLTKEEGGRHTPFFSGYRPQFYFRTTDITGAVTLPEGVEMVMPGDNITMTVELIHPIAMETGLRFAIREGGRTVASGVVSEITK, via the coding sequence ATGGCAAAAGAAAAATATGAAAGAAGTAAACCGCATGTAAACATCGGAACAATTGGGCACGTTGACCATGGAAAGACAACAACAACAGCAGCAATTTCCAAGGTGTTATCTGACTTAGGATTGGCACAAAAAGTAGATTTTGACAAAATTGACGTAGCTCCAGAAGAAAGAGAAAGAGGAATTACAATCAATACAGCTCATATCGAATATGAAACAGAAACAAGACACTATGCACACGTAGACTGTCCAGGGCACGCGGATTATGTAAAGAACATGATTACAGGAGCAGCTCAAATGGATGGAGCTATCTTAGTTGTATCAGCAGCGGATGGACCAATGCCACAAACAAGAGAACACATCTTATTATCAAGACAAGTAGGAGTACCATATATCGTAGTATATTTGAATAAAGCAGATATGGTAGAAGATGAAGAATTATTAGAATTAGTAGAAATGGAAGTAAGAGAATTACTATCTGAATATGGATTCCCAGGAGATGAAATTCCAATCATAACAGGATCATCCTTAGGAGCATTAAATGGAGAACAAAAATGGATAGATCAAATCATGGCATTGATGAAAGCCGTAGATGAATATATTCCAACACCGGAAAGAGCAGTAGATCAACCATTCTTGATGCCAATCGAAGACGTATTTACAATTACAGGAAGAGGAACTGTAGTAACAGGAAGAGTAGAAAGAGGAGTTGTAAAAGTAGGAGAAGAAGTTGAAATCGTAGGAATCAAAGCGACAACAAAGACAACTTGTACTGGAGTAGAAATGTTCCGAAAATTATTGGATCAAGGACAAGCAGGAGATAACATCGGAGCTTTATTAAGAGGAACAAAGAAAGAAGATGTAGAAAGAGGACAAGTATTGGCAAAACCAGGAACAATTCATCCTCATACAAACTTCAGTGGAGAAGTATATGTATTGACAAAAGAAGAAGGAGGAAGACATACTCCATTCTTCTCAGGATACAGACCACAATTTTACTTTAGAACCACAGATATTACAGGAGCAGTAACATTACCAGAAGGAGTAGAAATGGTAATGCCAGGAGATAATATCACAATGACAGTAGAATTGATTCACCCAATTGCAATGGAAACAGGATTACGATTTGCAATTCGAGAAGGTGGAAGAACAGTAGCATCAGGAGTTGTATCAGAAATTACAAAATAG
- the rpsL gene encoding 30S ribosomal protein S12, with product MPTLSQLVKNGRDTLVEKKKSPALHGNPQRRGVCVRVYTTTPKKPNSALRKVARVKLTNGIEVTCYIPGEGHNLQEHSIVLVRGGRTKDLPGVRYKIIRGALDTAGVAKRKQARSKYGAKKA from the coding sequence ATGCCTACTCTAAGTCAATTAGTTAAAAATGGAAGAGACACATTGGTGGAAAAGAAAAAATCACCAGCATTACACGGTAACCCACAAAGAAGAGGAGTGTGTGTGAGAGTTTATACAACAACTCCTAAGAAACCGAACTCAGCTTTGAGAAAAGTTGCCAGAGTAAAATTAACAAATGGAATTGAAGTAACTTGCTATATTCCTGGAGAAGGACACAACTTACAAGAACACTCAATCGTTTTAGTAAGAGGAGGAAGAACAAAAGATTTACCAGGGGTAAGATACAAAATCATCAGAGGTGCACTAGATACAGCAGGTGTAGCTAAGAGAAAACAAGCAAGATCAAAATACGGAGCTAAAAAAGCGTAA
- the rsmB gene encoding 16S rRNA (cytosine(967)-C(5))-methyltransferase RsmB — MAIKNEIIALLQEVDQGKYSNIALNELFHRKVFKKGEKNFITEVFYGVIRNKIYLDYMISQKVKEVKKDWLQQLFRLSFYQIRFMKSDDKGVIWEGVELAKKKYGVSVSRFVNGVLRNFQRSFIEEEENLKREGREEVLFSYPKWFFEQIKKESPERYIEILKSLKRTPLLSVRVNLLKYSCEEFEEYLRKEEIEIIKKVETIYYTKAGNLLNSSEFQEGKIIVQDAASYLAAKNLGAKPGEIVLDTCSAPGGKTSVLAEAMKNEGQILSLDIHTHKIKLIQENCKKLGITIVQAVKLDARHLSLQGKKFDRILVDAPCSGYGVLAKKPEGLYNKKEENIKELVTLQREILMAAAEVLKVGGEMVYSTCTILPAENQENAKWFLETHPNFESIQLQIPENVAGTYDDCGGFSIDYQEEVVDSFYMIKWRKNLDKALENVL; from the coding sequence ATGGCAATTAAAAATGAAATTATTGCTTTATTACAAGAAGTAGATCAAGGAAAATATTCTAACATCGCTTTGAATGAATTATTTCATAGAAAAGTATTTAAAAAGGGAGAAAAGAATTTTATTACCGAAGTTTTTTATGGAGTGATTCGAAATAAAATCTATTTAGATTATATGATTTCGCAGAAGGTCAAGGAAGTAAAAAAAGATTGGTTACAACAATTATTTCGCCTTTCTTTCTACCAAATTCGATTTATGAAAAGTGACGATAAGGGTGTAATTTGGGAGGGAGTAGAACTAGCAAAGAAAAAATATGGAGTCTCTGTTTCACGTTTTGTCAATGGCGTGTTACGAAATTTTCAAAGAAGTTTTATTGAAGAGGAAGAAAACTTGAAAAGAGAGGGGAGAGAAGAAGTCTTGTTTTCTTACCCAAAATGGTTTTTCGAACAAATAAAGAAGGAAAGTCCGGAGCGTTATATAGAAATTTTGAAGAGTTTAAAAAGAACTCCATTATTAAGTGTCAGAGTGAATTTATTGAAGTATTCCTGTGAAGAATTTGAGGAATATTTGAGGAAGGAAGAAATTGAGATTATAAAAAAAGTGGAAACGATTTACTATACGAAAGCAGGGAATCTTTTAAATAGTTCTGAATTTCAAGAGGGAAAAATTATCGTTCAAGATGCTGCTTCTTATCTTGCAGCAAAAAATTTAGGAGCAAAGCCCGGTGAAATCGTATTAGACACTTGTAGTGCACCGGGAGGGAAAACTTCAGTATTAGCAGAAGCTATGAAGAACGAAGGTCAAATTTTATCTTTGGATATTCATACTCATAAAATAAAATTGATTCAAGAGAATTGTAAGAAATTAGGAATCACGATTGTGCAGGCTGTAAAGTTGGATGCAAGGCATCTTTCCTTACAAGGCAAGAAATTTGATCGGATTTTGGTAGATGCCCCTTGTAGTGGTTATGGGGTATTAGCAAAAAAACCGGAGGGATTGTACAACAAGAAAGAAGAAAACATAAAAGAACTCGTAACATTACAAAGAGAGATTTTAATGGCAGCAGCAGAAGTTTTGAAAGTGGGTGGGGAAATGGTGTATAGCACTTGTACGATTCTCCCAGCGGAAAATCAAGAAAATGCGAAATGGTTTTTAGAAACACATCCGAATTTTGAAAGTATACAACTACAAATTCCTGAAAATGTAGCAGGGACTTATGATGACTGTGGAGGCTTTTCCATTGATTATCAAGAAGAAGTGGTAGACTCTTTCTACATGATAAAATGGAGAAAAAATCTTGACAAAGCTTTGGAGAATGTGCTATGA